One Helianthus annuus cultivar XRQ/B chromosome 12, HanXRQr2.0-SUNRISE, whole genome shotgun sequence genomic region harbors:
- the LOC110895330 gene encoding 3-ketoacyl-CoA synthase 9 yields the protein MATTGLLLIFCFLPFIALTTTQLNLTAIITITCTAVLGFIIHRTTPIYLVDFSCYRPADHLKVTHQKFMDHSKLHGAFNESSLEFQNIILLRSGLGEETYLPPALHAIPAVPSITTAREEAEEVIFGALDNLFHSTALNPQDIGILVVNCSIFNPIPSFSSMIINKYNLPETVKAFNLSGMGCGSGVISVHLAQQMLKVHPNTYAVVVSSENITGNWYTGAKKSMLIPNCLFRTGGAAVLLSNKPGEKHRAKYKLMHLIRTHIGPNQAAYNCAYQQEDDAGNIGVTLSKELMAVAVAALKVNIITLGPLVLPISERVLYLARKLINSDKNKLCLPDFKKAFDHFCIHSGGRAVIEEMEKNLRLKKEDVEPSRMTLHRFGNTSSSSTWYELAYLEAKGRMKKGDRVWQIGFGSGFKLNSAVWEAVRNVNPSDHNPWNDCVDKYPVEIIY from the coding sequence ATGGCCACCACCGGACTACTTTTGATTTTCTGTTTCCTCCCTTTCATTGCACTCACCACCACTCAACTAAACCTCACTGCCATCATAACCATCACTTGCACGGCCGTATTAGGGTTTATTATCCACCGTACAACTCCCATATACCTCGTTGACTTTTCATGCTACCGCCCAGCTGACCACCTGAAAGTAACCCACCAAAAGTTTATGGACCATTCCAAACTACACGGTGCCTTCAATGAATCATCGTTAGAGTTTCAGAATATTATTTTGTTACGCTCCGGCCTTGGAGAGGAAACTTATCTCCCACCCGCGTTACATGCCATACCGGCTGTACCCTCTATTACAACCGCTAGAGAAGAAGCCGAGGAAGTAATATTCGGAGCTTTAGATAACCTGTTCCACTCGACCGCATTGAATCCCCAAGATATCGGAATCTTGGTGGTTAACTGCAGCATTTTTAACCCAATTCCATCTTTTTCCTCCATGATTATTAACAAATATAACCTCCCAGAAACCGTCAAGGCGTTTAATCTAAGTGGGATGGGTTGTGGCTCGGGAGTGATCAGTGTTCATCTCGCACAACAAATGCTGAAAGTTCACCCGAATACCTACGCGGTTGTCGTTAGTTCTGAAAACATAACAGGAAATTGGTATACTGGTGCTAAAAAGTCCATGTTGATCCCTAACTGTCTGTTTAGAACAGGTGGTGCTGCGGTTCTTTTATCAAACAAGCCCGGTGAGAAACACCGGGCTAAATATAAACTCATGCACCTCATCCGTACACACATCGGCCCGAACCAAGCCGCCTACAACTGTGCGTATCAACAAGAAGACGATGCCGGAAACATTGGAGTCACGCTTTCGAAAGAATTAATGGCCGTCGCAGTAGCCGCATTGAAAGTTAACATAATAACGTTAGGCCCGCTCGTGCTTCCCATCAGCGAGCGGGTTTTATATCTTGCTAGAAAACTCATCAACTCAGATAAAAACAAATTGTGTTTACCGGATTTTAAGAAGGCGTTTGATCATTTTTGCATACACTCCGGTGGGAGAGCGGTTATTGAGGAAATGGAGAAGAACTTGCGGCTGAAGAAGGAGGACGTTGAGCCGTCGCGGATGACGTTGCACCGGTTCGGGAACACGTCTTCTAGTTCGACTTGGTATGAGTTAGCTTACCTCGAGGCTAAAGGGAGGATGAAGAAAGGGGACCGGGTTTGGCAAATTGGGTTCGGGAGTGGGTTTAAGTTGAACAGTGCGGTTTGGGAGGCGGTTCGAAACGTGAATCCGTCGGATCATAATCCTTGGAATGACTGTGTTGATAAGTACCCTGTGGAAATAATATATTAG